Proteins encoded within one genomic window of Bacteroides sedimenti:
- a CDS encoding NADH peroxidase: MKKFRCTVCGYVHEGDAAPEKCPLCKAPANKFVEVEETSGALTFADEHVIGVAKGCDEEMIKDLNNHFMGECTEVGMYLAMSRQADREGYPEIAEAFKRYAWEEAEHASKFAELLGDVVWDTKTNLMKRKDAEQGACEDKKRIATRAKQLNLDAIHDTVHEMCKDEARHGKGFEGLYNRYFK; encoded by the coding sequence ATGAAAAAATTTAGATGTACAGTATGTGGTTATGTTCATGAAGGTGATGCAGCTCCAGAAAAGTGTCCGTTGTGTAAGGCTCCTGCCAACAAATTTGTTGAAGTAGAAGAGACTTCAGGTGCTCTGACTTTCGCAGACGAGCATGTAATTGGTGTGGCGAAGGGTTGTGACGAAGAGATGATTAAGGATCTGAACAATCACTTTATGGGCGAATGTACTGAAGTGGGAATGTACTTGGCTATGAGCCGTCAGGCTGATCGTGAAGGATATCCTGAAATTGCAGAAGCATTCAAAAGATATGCTTGGGAAGAAGCTGAACATGCCTCTAAATTTGCAGAATTACTAGGAGATGTGGTATGGGATACCAAAACAAACCTGATGAAGCGTAAAGATGCTGAGCAAGGTGCATGCGAAGATAAGAAGCGTATTGCAACTAGAGCTAAACAACTGAATCTGGATGCAATTCATGATACAGTTCATGAAATGTGTAAAGATGAGGCTCGTCACGGAAAAGGATTCGAAGGATTGTACAATAGGTATTTTAAATAA
- a CDS encoding Fur family transcriptional regulator: MDAYDKLLECNIKPSLQRIAIMDYLLTHRTHPSAEVVYSDLCGSMPTLSKTTVHNTLRLLAEHGAALMLTIDENNVCFDGDTTPHSHFLCRKCGKIYDLPMPPAVKNVMQMEADGHIITEMHYYYKGTCKNCSKNTDIN; this comes from the coding sequence ATGGATGCATATGACAAATTGCTGGAATGTAATATCAAACCTTCATTACAAAGGATTGCTATTATGGATTACTTATTAACTCACCGCACACATCCCTCGGCAGAGGTGGTTTATTCAGATTTGTGCGGGTCTATGCCTACATTATCGAAAACAACAGTGCATAATACGTTGAGACTATTGGCTGAACATGGAGCGGCGTTGATGCTTACCATCGATGAAAATAATGTATGCTTCGATGGAGACACCACCCCTCATTCACACTTTTTGTGCAGGAAGTGCGGAAAGATTTATGATTTACCAATGCCTCCGGCAGTAAAGAATGTAATGCAGATGGAGGCTGATGGTCACATTATTACTGAAATGCACTATTATTACAAAGGAACCTGTAAGAATTGTTCTAAAAACACAGATATTAATTAA
- a CDS encoding NAD(+) synthase: MNYGFVKVAAAVPRVKVADCQYNVDQIEGMIFEAEEKGVQIITFPELCITGYSCADLFAQNILLEKAEMGLVQLMNNTRQLDIICVVGMPVATNTILINAAVVFQHGKILGIVPKTYLPNYKEFYEQRWFTAARDVTDKNVRLCGQLAPVSADLLFDTPDACFGVEICEDLWSVIPPSSKLALKGAEILINLSADNEGIAKHNYVRSLISQQSARCIAGYIFSSCGFGESTTDLVFAGNGLIYENGLLIAESKRFSLEEQLVISEIDVERLRTARRINTTFSANSGDYKDAEAIHVTTDITNAKPLTLTRKIEALPFVPSGKTLNERCEEIFEIQVSGLAKRLVHTQAKTAVIGISGGLDSTLALLVCVKTFDKLGLSRKGILGVTMPGFGTTDRTYNNAIRLMEELGISTREIDIKAACIQHFRDINHDINVHDVTYENSQARERTQILMDIANQTGGMVVGTGDLSELALGWATYNGDHMSMYGVNVSIPKTLVRHLVDWVSQNEVEEAASVILNDIVDTPISPELIPADEDGNITQKTEDLVGPYELHDFFLYQTLRFGFRPAKIFFLANIAFGSRYDKPTIKKWLHTFFRRFFNQQFKRSCLPDGPKVGSISISPRGDWRMPSDASSALWLKEIEEL, from the coding sequence ATGAACTACGGATTTGTAAAAGTGGCAGCTGCGGTGCCACGGGTTAAAGTAGCCGATTGCCAGTATAATGTCGACCAAATTGAAGGAATGATATTCGAAGCCGAAGAAAAAGGAGTACAGATTATCACCTTCCCCGAATTATGCATTACCGGATACTCCTGCGCCGATCTGTTTGCACAGAATATTCTTCTGGAAAAAGCGGAGATGGGACTGGTACAACTGATGAACAATACCCGTCAGCTTGATATCATTTGCGTGGTAGGCATGCCGGTTGCTACGAACACTATTCTTATCAATGCCGCGGTAGTCTTTCAGCATGGTAAGATTCTTGGTATAGTTCCCAAGACCTATCTGCCCAATTATAAGGAGTTTTACGAACAGCGCTGGTTTACTGCCGCCAGAGATGTGACAGACAAGAATGTACGTCTATGCGGCCAGCTGGCTCCCGTGAGTGCAGACCTTCTTTTTGATACTCCCGATGCCTGTTTTGGCGTTGAAATATGCGAGGACCTCTGGTCGGTCATTCCTCCTAGCTCCAAGCTGGCACTAAAAGGTGCTGAAATTCTGATCAATCTCTCTGCTGACAACGAAGGGATTGCCAAACATAATTATGTACGCTCGCTCATCAGCCAGCAATCGGCCCGTTGCATTGCCGGCTATATCTTTTCATCCTGCGGGTTTGGAGAATCAACTACCGATCTGGTATTTGCAGGCAATGGACTGATTTATGAAAACGGATTACTGATCGCAGAATCAAAACGCTTTAGTCTGGAAGAGCAATTGGTTATAAGCGAAATCGATGTGGAGCGCCTACGAACAGCAAGACGCATTAACACCACATTCTCTGCAAACAGCGGTGATTACAAAGATGCAGAAGCCATTCATGTGACTACCGACATAACCAATGCAAAACCTCTAACCTTGACCCGAAAAATAGAAGCACTCCCATTTGTACCTTCAGGCAAAACACTGAATGAACGATGCGAGGAGATTTTCGAGATACAGGTTTCAGGACTAGCCAAACGCCTTGTACATACTCAGGCAAAAACCGCTGTCATTGGTATTTCGGGTGGGCTAGACTCGACACTTGCACTTCTGGTATGCGTAAAGACCTTCGACAAACTAGGTTTATCACGTAAGGGAATACTGGGAGTCACCATGCCAGGCTTCGGAACTACCGACCGTACTTACAACAACGCTATCCGGCTGATGGAGGAACTAGGAATATCCACACGCGAAATTGATATCAAAGCAGCTTGCATACAGCACTTCCGAGATATCAACCACGATATTAACGTACACGATGTGACATACGAAAACTCGCAGGCACGCGAACGTACACAGATTCTGATGGATATCGCCAATCAAACGGGAGGTATGGTGGTTGGTACCGGCGACCTCTCCGAACTGGCACTGGGATGGGCCACCTACAACGGAGACCATATGTCCATGTACGGAGTCAACGTCAGCATTCCCAAAACGCTGGTGAGGCACCTTGTAGACTGGGTTAGCCAAAACGAGGTGGAAGAAGCCGCCTCTGTCATCCTGAACGACATTGTAGACACCCCTATCAGCCCCGAACTTATCCCGGCTGATGAGGATGGAAATATTACGCAAAAGACAGAGGACTTGGTTGGGCCCTACGAATTGCACGACTTCTTCCTGTATCAAACACTACGATTTGGCTTCCGTCCTGCTAAGATTTTCTTTTTGGCAAACATTGCTTTTGGAAGCAGATATGACAAGCCCACCATCAAGAAATGGCTTCACACTTTCTTCCGCCGGTTCTTCAACCAGCAGTTCAAACGTTCCTGTTTGCCCGACGGACCAAAAGTAGGAAGCATCTCCATAAGTCCACGTGGCGACTGGCGCATGCCAAGTGATGCAAGCTCAGCATTATGGCTTAAAGAGATAGAAGAACTCTAA
- a CDS encoding MGH1-like glycoside hydrolase domain-containing protein: MAIMMKNLSAFLLASSLICSAYTAAQPKDAANPDWQKEIPRVIYPDQQLVDLYEKTWAIAADRVRIGPQGLPASPYLDENCYEDQIWIWDSCFMVMFSKYAPKAFPGKETLNNLYYPIHENVKTPLRIHLRDNPPLFAWIEHDNYRFTGDYEHLKLVLQDKKFLQRHFDYFNTVPKGNKQPEISPNEIFRGIVKGNKNNIIGFTWTGGASGMDNTPRGRDVGGYNKIMWIDAISQQALSALYIARLCEQGNLKAEAKDWQKRYELLKKEINNRYWDKKDGYYYDIEIATGKPCRIKTPASFWTMLAEIPSKKQAAQMVEMLKSDRFLGGDYPWVSLARDDKDYNAATGDYWRGGIWLPMAYMGTKALEKYGYYDLADKLAEKVLRQQLRTYLAITPHTIWECYSPGKDEPSTEHGRRARPDFCGWSALGPISLFIENVLGFNKVDAITNTVEWRLKPMAGTQGIRNLHFGDTVTDIVYDASTQKINVKTNRSFTLKVNGKVHHIAVGESVI; this comes from the coding sequence ATGGCAATAATGATGAAAAACCTCTCTGCTTTTTTACTTGCATCTTCATTAATCTGCTCTGCATATACTGCAGCACAACCCAAAGATGCCGCCAATCCGGATTGGCAAAAAGAGATTCCTCGGGTAATTTATCCCGACCAGCAGCTGGTCGATTTATACGAAAAAACTTGGGCCATAGCAGCCGACCGGGTCCGCATTGGTCCGCAAGGACTTCCGGCAAGTCCTTATCTTGATGAGAACTGTTATGAGGACCAAATCTGGATTTGGGATTCCTGCTTTATGGTTATGTTTTCCAAATATGCACCGAAAGCATTTCCCGGAAAAGAGACACTAAATAATCTCTATTACCCAATTCATGAAAACGTGAAGACCCCTTTGCGGATTCATCTCAGAGACAATCCTCCTTTGTTTGCATGGATAGAGCACGATAATTACCGGTTTACAGGAGACTACGAACATTTGAAGCTTGTACTTCAGGATAAGAAATTTCTTCAACGTCATTTCGACTATTTCAACACAGTTCCTAAAGGCAATAAGCAACCGGAGATAAGCCCCAACGAGATTTTCCGCGGCATAGTAAAAGGCAACAAAAATAATATCATCGGTTTCACATGGACAGGAGGTGCCAGCGGTATGGATAATACCCCACGTGGACGCGATGTGGGCGGTTATAACAAAATTATGTGGATAGATGCAATTTCACAACAAGCTCTTTCGGCCTTGTATATTGCCCGTCTTTGCGAACAAGGTAATCTTAAGGCTGAAGCAAAAGATTGGCAAAAGCGCTACGAACTCTTGAAGAAAGAGATTAACAACCGCTACTGGGATAAGAAAGATGGCTATTATTACGACATTGAAATAGCTACCGGAAAACCATGCCGAATAAAGACTCCTGCATCTTTTTGGACTATGCTGGCCGAAATACCTTCAAAGAAACAGGCTGCCCAGATGGTTGAGATGCTGAAATCAGACCGTTTTCTGGGAGGTGATTATCCATGGGTTTCACTGGCACGCGATGATAAGGATTACAATGCTGCAACCGGAGATTACTGGCGAGGCGGAATCTGGCTGCCCATGGCTTATATGGGAACCAAAGCACTCGAGAAATATGGCTATTATGACTTAGCCGACAAGCTTGCAGAAAAGGTATTGCGCCAACAGTTACGTACATATCTGGCAATTACTCCGCATACAATTTGGGAATGTTATAGCCCCGGCAAAGATGAACCTTCAACTGAACATGGACGTCGTGCACGCCCCGATTTCTGTGGGTGGTCTGCTTTAGGCCCCATCTCTCTTTTCATAGAAAATGTATTGGGATTCAATAAGGTAGATGCTATAACAAACACGGTTGAATGGAGACTGAAACCAATGGCAGGCACACAGGGCATCAGGAATCTTCATTTCGGAGACACGGTGACCGACATTGTTTATGATGCCTCAACCCAGAAAATAAACGTAAAAACAAATAGATCGTTTACATTAAAAGTAAATGGAAAAGTGCATCACATAGCTGTTGGTGAATCTGTTATTTAG
- a CDS encoding family 20 glycosylhydrolase, giving the protein MKRRTITCVLTVLCFSHILFGQTEKVSILPAPAHISESSGTYTLKNGIKIGVSNKSLLPAALYLQSILQGSVTSKVITGKGDICLQLENGAQKEGAYSLQVNAKNIVAKSSSYSGIIAAISTIHQLLPVESVQKTKKGVQIPLVNIKDEPRFAWRGLMLDASRHFWNKEEVKRVLDMMTLYKLNKFHWHLTDDQGWRIEIKKYPLLTEKGAWRTFNSQDKECMRLATEQNNPDFLIPENKLKVAGKDTLYGGFYTQEDIKEIVAYASQRGIEVIPEIDMPGHFLAAISQYPDVACTGLIGWGQTFSSPICPGKDSSLEFCKNIYKEVFALFPSKYVHLGADEVEKSNWKKCQDCQNRIKKEGLASEEALQAWFVRNMEQFFKENGKRMIGWDEVVGDGLSKDAVIMWWRSWEKGAVPSALAQGKNVVLSPNACFYFDYQQDKNSLKSILEFDPMSNATDIAQQNLIMGVQANIWTEYIPSMKRVEYMIVPRMIALSQVAWGNKASKMSTADFMKALASQMSRLDKMNVNYRITDLDGFYNVNAFVNEGHLNISCPLPGLEVRYTTDGTVPTKSSPLYKGDLKVTETTNFMLRSFRPDGTGCDVVNTKFIKEPYLEADATASPQENGLLAIWHDFRGNKCADITNAPKKGEYTVDNISIPSEVKGNIGLVLKGYLQIPQDDIYTFALTSDDGSIFSIDGNTVIDNDGPHSPREVIAQKALKKGLHPIEIRYFDSNGGMLQMCLINKNGEKTILSKDWFKH; this is encoded by the coding sequence ATGAAAAGAAGAACCATAACATGTGTTTTAACAGTTTTGTGTTTTAGCCACATTCTGTTCGGGCAAACAGAAAAGGTTTCTATTCTTCCTGCTCCAGCTCACATTAGTGAGAGTTCAGGTACTTATACTTTAAAGAATGGAATTAAAATTGGCGTATCAAACAAGTCATTGTTGCCCGCGGCACTCTATTTGCAAAGTATCCTTCAAGGTTCAGTTACCTCAAAGGTAATTACAGGTAAAGGAGACATCTGCTTGCAATTAGAAAACGGAGCTCAAAAGGAAGGGGCCTACAGCTTACAGGTGAATGCCAAAAACATTGTTGCAAAATCATCCAGTTATTCGGGTATTATAGCTGCAATATCCACTATTCATCAATTATTGCCGGTTGAATCAGTGCAAAAGACAAAAAAGGGAGTTCAGATTCCTTTGGTTAACATAAAAGATGAACCACGTTTTGCCTGGAGAGGTTTAATGCTCGATGCTTCCCGCCATTTCTGGAATAAAGAAGAAGTGAAAAGGGTGCTGGATATGATGACACTGTATAAACTTAATAAATTTCATTGGCATCTGACTGACGATCAGGGTTGGCGCATCGAAATCAAGAAATATCCGTTGCTCACCGAAAAAGGAGCATGGCGTACTTTCAACTCACAAGACAAGGAGTGCATGCGTTTGGCTACAGAACAAAACAATCCCGACTTTCTTATTCCCGAAAACAAGCTGAAGGTTGCAGGCAAAGATACGTTGTATGGAGGATTTTATACTCAGGAAGACATCAAGGAGATTGTTGCTTATGCTTCGCAGCGTGGCATAGAAGTGATTCCGGAAATTGATATGCCCGGTCATTTCTTGGCAGCTATTTCCCAGTATCCCGATGTGGCCTGCACAGGTTTAATAGGATGGGGACAGACTTTCTCTTCTCCAATCTGTCCCGGCAAAGATTCTTCTTTGGAATTCTGCAAGAATATCTACAAAGAGGTTTTTGCTTTGTTTCCTTCTAAATATGTACATCTCGGAGCCGATGAGGTGGAAAAGAGCAACTGGAAAAAATGTCAGGATTGCCAGAACAGAATAAAGAAAGAAGGGCTGGCTTCGGAAGAGGCTCTTCAGGCATGGTTTGTTCGTAATATGGAGCAGTTCTTCAAAGAAAACGGTAAAAGAATGATTGGCTGGGACGAGGTTGTAGGTGACGGATTATCAAAAGATGCCGTAATCATGTGGTGGCGCAGCTGGGAAAAAGGAGCTGTACCTAGTGCACTAGCGCAAGGCAAGAATGTGGTATTATCACCCAATGCCTGCTTTTATTTCGATTACCAACAAGATAAGAATTCATTGAAAAGCATTCTGGAATTCGACCCGATGTCAAACGCAACAGATATTGCCCAACAAAATTTAATCATGGGTGTACAGGCTAATATCTGGACCGAATATATACCTTCGATGAAACGTGTTGAATATATGATCGTTCCCCGAATGATAGCACTTAGTCAGGTTGCCTGGGGCAATAAGGCGAGTAAGATGAGTACAGCCGATTTTATGAAAGCACTAGCATCACAGATGAGCAGGCTCGATAAGATGAATGTAAACTATCGCATCACTGATTTGGATGGTTTCTATAACGTGAATGCTTTTGTAAACGAAGGCCATCTGAATATCAGCTGTCCGCTTCCCGGATTGGAAGTTCGTTATACTACAGATGGGACTGTACCGACAAAATCATCACCATTGTACAAAGGTGATTTGAAGGTTACCGAAACAACCAACTTTATGCTTCGCAGCTTCCGTCCTGATGGTACAGGTTGCGACGTTGTAAATACAAAGTTCATCAAAGAACCATATCTGGAGGCAGACGCCACAGCATCTCCTCAAGAGAATGGCTTGCTCGCCATATGGCACGATTTCAGAGGGAATAAATGTGCAGATATTACCAATGCTCCGAAGAAAGGAGAATATACAGTGGATAATATTTCTATTCCTTCCGAAGTAAAAGGCAACATCGGTCTGGTACTGAAAGGTTATCTGCAAATTCCTCAGGACGACATCTATACCTTTGCACTAACGTCTGACGATGGCAGTATCTTTTCTATTGATGGGAACACGGTTATTGATAATGACGGCCCTCACTCACCTCGTGAAGTAATTGCCCAAAAAGCCCTGAAGAAAGGCCTTCACCCCATTGAAATTCGTTACTTCGACAGCAATGGCGGAATGTTGCAGATGTGTTTAATCAACAAGAACGGAGAAAAAACTATCCTATCGAAAGATTGGTTCAAACACTAA
- a CDS encoding DUF6804 family protein, giving the protein MKNFIKISLAVILLLCLFNMPYGYFQSVRFICFVSFSYLAFLSYKENQEKIAFGYGALALLFQPFFKIALGRGLWNVVDVAVAIALVISILRSNDK; this is encoded by the coding sequence ATGAAAAACTTTATTAAAATCTCTCTGGCTGTTATATTACTTCTTTGTTTATTCAATATGCCATATGGATATTTCCAATCTGTGCGTTTCATCTGTTTTGTATCCTTTTCCTATCTTGCATTCCTATCTTACAAAGAGAATCAGGAAAAAATAGCTTTTGGATACGGAGCATTGGCGTTGCTTTTTCAGCCTTTTTTCAAAATAGCACTCGGAAGAGGCTTGTGGAATGTTGTAGATGTGGCTGTGGCAATAGCTCTTGTTATAAGTATATTGCGGTCGAATGATAAGTAA